One genomic segment of Pyruvatibacter mobilis includes these proteins:
- a CDS encoding DUF1835 domain-containing protein, with protein MPSDSHTHQHDYFHGLLNLEQQRRRAKDLLKALRSGQPDALDRLTAHAGITDPASAALRLADAQLVIARENGFASWPKLKAHCDRLQESRRQREAGRLTPPDTEDVVHLRCGSDIRHGLEIAGFLGRFVEFADPFCQGPVRDLPRDAFLSERAAFIASSYGYRMADALARGRQEYDALDTALAAQHLVLWFEHDSYDQLILAHVLAALAAKDPAVRPARLELVCVDSVPGVPGFTGLGQLAPDMLLWLWDNHRVPVGDAQLALGRDAWQALTAEEPSGLVALATAGTPAIPPMARALRRHLQELPSGANGLSQTQGLVLRILADKGTCTGGQLFRELMTKYEELPYLGDLMFWHVLDDFVSSTNPPVDVMEVKGEGGPDPDAGTDPLPEWLRRRVALNGQGMALLAGEADYMMSYTGERWVGGLRVASPDRGGVPFRWTMSEGRLAITGTAP; from the coding sequence ATGCCTTCCGACAGCCATACCCATCAGCACGACTATTTTCACGGCCTGCTCAATCTCGAGCAGCAGCGCCGCCGCGCCAAGGACTTGCTCAAGGCCCTGCGCAGCGGCCAGCCCGATGCCCTTGACCGCCTGACGGCCCATGCGGGCATAACCGATCCCGCGTCCGCCGCGCTGCGGCTGGCGGATGCCCAGCTCGTCATCGCCCGCGAAAACGGCTTTGCAAGCTGGCCGAAGCTCAAGGCCCATTGCGACCGGCTGCAGGAAAGCAGGCGCCAGCGCGAGGCTGGCCGTCTGACCCCTCCGGATACGGAAGATGTGGTGCATCTGCGCTGCGGCTCGGACATCCGCCACGGGCTGGAGATCGCGGGCTTCCTCGGCCGCTTCGTCGAATTCGCCGACCCGTTCTGCCAGGGCCCCGTGCGCGACCTGCCGCGTGATGCCTTTCTCTCCGAACGGGCCGCCTTCATCGCATCGTCCTACGGCTACCGGATGGCCGACGCGCTTGCCCGTGGACGGCAGGAGTACGACGCGCTGGACACAGCGCTTGCCGCGCAACACCTCGTGCTCTGGTTCGAGCATGACAGCTACGACCAGCTCATCCTCGCCCATGTGCTTGCCGCGCTGGCGGCGAAAGACCCGGCCGTGCGTCCGGCGAGGCTTGAGCTTGTCTGCGTGGACAGCGTGCCCGGCGTGCCGGGATTTACCGGGCTGGGCCAGCTTGCCCCGGACATGCTGCTTTGGCTCTGGGACAACCACCGCGTGCCGGTGGGAGACGCGCAACTGGCGCTCGGGCGCGATGCCTGGCAGGCGCTAACGGCCGAAGAGCCGTCCGGCCTTGTGGCCCTCGCCACAGCGGGAACACCTGCCATCCCGCCCATGGCCCGCGCCCTGCGCCGCCACCTGCAGGAACTGCCGTCCGGAGCCAATGGCCTGTCGCAGACGCAAGGTCTCGTCCTGCGTATCCTGGCTGACAAGGGTACCTGCACGGGCGGCCAGCTCTTCCGTGAACTGATGACCAAATATGAGGAACTGCCATATCTCGGTGACCTCATGTTCTGGCATGTGCTGGATGATTTTGTGTCCAGTACAAACCCGCCTGTTGATGTGATGGAAGTGAAGGGGGAAGGGGGCCCGGACCCGGATGCCGGCACCGATCCTTTGCCTGAGTGGCTCCGGCGGCGTGTTGCACTGAATGGCCAAGGCATGGCGCTGCTGGCGGGTGAAGCGGACTACATGATGTCCTATACAGGGGAGCGGTGGGTTGGCGGCCTGCGTGTCGCCTCGCCGGACAGGGGCGGTGTCCCGTTCCGCTGGACCATGTCGGAGGGCCGCCTGGCAATCACCGGGACCGCCCCGTAA
- a CDS encoding VOC family protein, with protein MPLASIDHVLVAVRDLEAVTADYEKLTGRSVSLTGSHPDYGTANAIFQLENTYVEMISPVGEGPFADRLTAFLDARGDGLIGIALGTENAQALSEEWRAAGLHASAPQPGEGHAPDGPDGPNGGVRQWRNVFVPEEDVLGLFLFAIEHVSDASTRPIAAPRGPEAATLHAVDHVVVNTPDGDRAVDVFGTKMGIRLALDRDAPQWGARMMFFRLGGITLEVIQRYGDDKTPPMAEDAPAFFWGMAFRAADVAAARDRLAAAGVTVSEVRKGRKPGTVVATVKDHSGGVPTLIIGPDPEAEANT; from the coding sequence ATGCCCCTGGCATCCATCGACCATGTGCTTGTCGCCGTTCGCGACCTTGAGGCTGTGACGGCGGACTATGAAAAGCTGACAGGCCGCAGCGTGTCCCTCACCGGCAGCCACCCGGACTACGGCACCGCCAATGCCATCTTCCAGCTTGAGAACACCTATGTGGAGATGATTTCGCCGGTGGGAGAGGGGCCCTTTGCTGATCGGCTGACGGCCTTTCTCGATGCGCGCGGTGACGGCCTCATCGGCATTGCTCTGGGTACGGAGAACGCCCAGGCCCTGTCGGAGGAATGGCGGGCAGCCGGGCTCCATGCGTCGGCGCCGCAGCCCGGCGAAGGCCACGCCCCGGACGGCCCGGATGGCCCGAATGGCGGCGTGCGCCAGTGGCGCAATGTCTTCGTGCCGGAGGAGGACGTGCTGGGCCTGTTCCTGTTTGCCATCGAGCATGTGTCCGATGCGAGCACGCGCCCCATCGCCGCGCCCCGTGGGCCGGAAGCGGCCACGCTGCATGCGGTCGATCACGTGGTGGTCAACACGCCGGACGGCGACCGGGCAGTTGACGTCTTCGGCACCAAAATGGGCATCCGCCTGGCGCTAGACCGCGACGCGCCGCAATGGGGCGCACGGATGATGTTCTTCCGCCTCGGCGGCATCACGCTGGAGGTCATCCAGCGCTATGGCGACGACAAGACGCCGCCCATGGCGGAGGACGCGCCGGCCTTTTTCTGGGGCATGGCCTTTCGCGCGGCTGACGTTGCCGCTGCGCGCGACCGGCTGGCGGCTGCCGGCGTCACCGTCTCGGAGGTCCGCAAGGGCCGCAAGCCCGGCACGGTCGTCGCCACGGTGAAGGACCACAGCGGTGGTGTGCCCACACTCATCATCGGCCCGGACCCCGAGGCCGAAGCGAACACCTGA
- a CDS encoding pyridoxamine 5'-phosphate oxidase family protein — MADGTLRTEEDLRGTYAMPGDPVLAKDIRHIDAHCARFIELSPFCVIGTSRADGFGDVSPRGGEPGFVHVLDKTHLAMPDRPGNNRLDTLGNITANPAVGLLFFLPGVNEMLRVNGTASISTDPELMARFDAEGRPPLSVTVIEVKEAYMHCAKAIKRAGLWDPAAQIKRADFPSLGQIMRDQLSLDVEAELIDQALDQDARDNLY; from the coding sequence ATGGCGGATGGGACACTTAGGACCGAAGAGGATCTTCGCGGAACATATGCGATGCCGGGTGATCCGGTGCTGGCGAAGGATATCCGGCATATTGATGCGCATTGCGCCCGCTTCATCGAGCTGTCGCCCTTCTGCGTGATCGGCACGTCGCGGGCGGACGGGTTTGGCGATGTATCGCCGCGCGGCGGCGAGCCGGGCTTCGTCCATGTTCTCGACAAGACTCATCTGGCGATGCCTGACCGGCCGGGCAACAACCGGCTGGACACGCTGGGCAACATCACTGCGAATCCCGCCGTGGGGCTGCTGTTCTTCCTGCCGGGCGTCAACGAGATGCTGCGGGTGAACGGCACCGCGTCGATCTCCACCGATCCCGAACTGATGGCGCGCTTCGATGCGGAGGGCCGACCGCCGCTGTCGGTGACCGTGATCGAGGTGAAGGAGGCCTATATGCACTGCGCCAAGGCCATCAAGCGCGCGGGGCTGTGGGATCCGGCAGCGCAGATCAAGCGCGCCGACTTCCCCTCGCTGGGCCAGATCATGCGGGACCAGCTGTCGCTGGACGTGGAGGCCGAACTGATCGACCAGGCGCTGGATCAGGACGCGCGGGACAATCTTTACTGA
- a CDS encoding polysaccharide biosynthesis protein, with protein MDKTLRRAVIMLHDAGMALVSFPIAVFLRLGWDALDHSAAVLGQGWAIFSITALGVLVGTRLDRGSWRYASVDDALQIGRVSLIANLIFLLVLFLLFRAELFPRSVVVINTFVFAALLAAPRLFYRAYRDGRMANILERGTQWRVPVILLGAGDEAEAFQRQMRRDSGANYRVIGIVDDDPARIGTTIRGVRVHGPVRDLGKIVAKLAKRGAMPERLVITGDYAGDVTRSELLAMAVDHGLRLDRIPQQSVLHKDEGTHFQVQPVDVADLLSRPQAKLDRDAMRNLLEGKRVAITGAGGSIGSELARQVAGFAPASIALLEQSEYNLYEIDRTLDEDFAGVPHTAHLCNVRNGDQVDRILGAEKPDVVFHAAALKHVPLLEPQPSQAVLTNVLGSRNVADACVRHGVGVMVMISTDKASDPISVMGASKRVAEAYAQALDIDQRGKADGTRFVTVRFGNVLGSAGSVVPLFQKQIAKGGPLTVTDPEMVRYFMTIEEAVQLVLFASARETSLDQSVGAIVVLDMGEPVRIIDMARQMIRLAGLEPDVDIEIKITGARPGERLSEPLFDKREEHMPSGHPALLLAQPDAGPLAQVADAIDRMVVLARKGDEQAARAALESQTGTRLGAEAHAAQ; from the coding sequence ATGGACAAGACACTCCGCCGTGCGGTGATCATGCTTCATGACGCCGGCATGGCGCTCGTCTCGTTTCCGATCGCGGTATTCCTGCGGCTGGGCTGGGACGCGCTGGACCACAGCGCCGCCGTGCTCGGCCAGGGCTGGGCGATCTTCAGCATAACTGCGCTTGGGGTGCTGGTGGGCACACGGCTCGACCGGGGGTCGTGGCGCTATGCCTCCGTGGATGACGCGCTGCAGATCGGCCGCGTCTCGCTAATTGCCAATCTCATTTTCCTGCTGGTCCTGTTCCTGCTGTTCCGCGCGGAGCTGTTTCCGCGCTCTGTCGTGGTGATCAACACCTTCGTCTTCGCAGCGCTGCTGGCCGCCCCGCGCCTGTTCTACCGGGCCTACCGGGACGGGCGGATGGCCAACATCCTGGAGCGCGGCACCCAGTGGCGGGTGCCGGTGATCCTGCTGGGGGCAGGGGACGAAGCGGAGGCCTTCCAGCGGCAGATGCGCCGCGACAGCGGTGCAAATTACCGGGTGATCGGGATCGTTGATGATGACCCCGCCCGCATCGGCACAACCATTCGCGGGGTACGGGTGCACGGGCCGGTGCGTGACCTGGGCAAGATCGTCGCCAAGCTGGCCAAGCGCGGGGCGATGCCGGAGCGGCTGGTGATCACCGGCGATTATGCGGGTGACGTCACGCGCTCCGAATTGCTGGCGATGGCGGTGGATCACGGCCTGCGCCTTGACCGCATCCCCCAGCAAAGCGTTCTGCACAAGGATGAAGGCACCCATTTCCAGGTTCAGCCGGTGGACGTGGCGGATCTTCTGAGCCGGCCGCAGGCAAAGCTCGACCGCGACGCGATGCGCAACCTGCTGGAAGGCAAGCGGGTGGCGATTACCGGGGCGGGGGGCTCCATCGGCTCGGAACTGGCACGGCAGGTGGCAGGCTTCGCGCCGGCGTCCATCGCGCTGCTGGAGCAGTCCGAATACAACCTTTATGAGATCGACCGGACGCTGGACGAGGATTTCGCCGGTGTTCCGCACACAGCGCATCTGTGCAATGTGCGCAATGGCGACCAGGTGGACCGCATCCTGGGTGCGGAGAAGCCGGACGTGGTGTTCCACGCCGCGGCGCTCAAGCATGTGCCGCTGCTGGAGCCGCAGCCCTCACAGGCGGTGCTGACCAATGTGCTGGGCAGCCGCAACGTGGCCGATGCCTGCGTACGCCACGGCGTCGGCGTGATGGTGATGATTTCCACTGACAAGGCGTCCGACCCGATCAGCGTCATGGGCGCGTCCAAGCGGGTGGCAGAGGCCTATGCGCAGGCGCTGGACATCGACCAGCGCGGAAAGGCCGACGGCACGCGCTTCGTCACCGTGCGGTTCGGCAATGTGCTGGGGTCAGCCGGCTCCGTGGTGCCGCTGTTCCAGAAGCAGATCGCCAAGGGCGGGCCGCTGACGGTGACCGACCCTGAGATGGTGCGCTACTTCATGACCATCGAGGAAGCGGTGCAGCTCGTGCTGTTCGCCAGCGCGCGCGAGACGAGCCTTGATCAGAGCGTGGGCGCCATCGTGGTGCTCGACATGGGTGAGCCGGTCCGCATCATCGACATGGCGCGGCAGATGATCCGCCTCGCCGGCCTCGAGCCGGACGTGGATATCGAGATCAAGATCACCGGCGCGCGGCCCGGCGAGCGGCTGTCCGAGCCGCTGTTCGACAAGCGCGAGGAACACATGCCGTCGGGGCACCCGGCGCTGCTGCTGGCGCAGCCCGACGCGGGGCCGCTGGCGCAGGTGGCCGATGCTATTGACCGGATGGTGGTGCTGGCCCGCAAGGGGGATGAACAGGCGGCCCGTGCGGCACTCGAAAGCCAGACCGGCACGCGGCTGGGAGCCGAGGCCCATGCGGCCCAGTAG
- the glmU gene encoding bifunctional UDP-N-acetylglucosamine diphosphorylase/glucosamine-1-phosphate N-acetyltransferase GlmU → MTATAASAKPLAVVILAAGKGTRMRSDTPKVLHEIAGLPIVGHAAKAPAALDPQKLVIVVGPGMEAIADSVPGAVAAVQHDRLGTAHAVLAAKDALSGFDGDLMILNGDVPLIRPETLAALRTSLSGGAAVAVLGFHCHDDHAYGRLILDADGQLDRIVEDKDATPEEKTSTLCNSNAIVLAGAHAWDILEAIDNDNAQGEYYLPDVVKVARARGLGCTHSEAPEDEVHGINSRVELARAEGLLQARLRRAAMENGATLIAPETVHFSHDTVLGRDVIVEPNVVFGPGVTVGDHVTIKGFSHLEGTQVRDGAVLGPYARLRPGTEIGVKAKIGNFVETKKAKIEDGAKVNHLSYIGDARVGTGANVGAGTITCNYDGYDKHFTDIGAGAFIGSNTSLVAPVTIGDGGYTGSGSVITKDVTGDALAVERSVQKEVPGWAARFRARKEEAKKKGA, encoded by the coding sequence ATGACCGCCACTGCCGCTTCCGCCAAACCGCTTGCCGTTGTCATTCTGGCGGCGGGCAAGGGCACGAGGATGCGTTCCGACACGCCGAAGGTGCTGCACGAGATCGCAGGGCTGCCCATTGTCGGCCACGCGGCCAAGGCGCCCGCAGCGCTCGACCCGCAGAAGCTGGTGATCGTCGTGGGGCCCGGCATGGAAGCCATCGCCGACAGCGTGCCGGGTGCCGTGGCCGCCGTGCAGCATGACCGGCTGGGGACGGCGCATGCGGTGCTGGCCGCCAAGGACGCACTTAGCGGCTTCGACGGTGATCTGATGATCCTCAACGGCGATGTGCCGCTGATCCGCCCTGAGACGCTGGCGGCGCTGCGCACGTCGCTTTCCGGCGGGGCGGCCGTGGCCGTTCTCGGCTTCCATTGCCATGACGACCATGCCTATGGGCGGCTGATCCTGGACGCGGACGGACAGCTTGACCGGATCGTCGAGGACAAGGACGCTACCCCCGAAGAGAAGACGTCGACCCTCTGCAACTCCAACGCCATCGTGCTGGCGGGGGCCCATGCGTGGGACATTCTCGAAGCCATCGATAATGACAACGCGCAGGGCGAGTACTACCTGCCGGACGTCGTAAAGGTGGCGCGGGCGCGCGGGCTTGGCTGCACCCATTCCGAAGCGCCGGAGGACGAGGTGCATGGCATCAATTCCCGGGTGGAGCTGGCGCGGGCCGAAGGCCTGCTGCAGGCGCGCCTGCGGCGTGCGGCGATGGAGAACGGCGCGACACTGATCGCGCCGGAGACCGTTCATTTCAGCCATGACACGGTGCTGGGCCGCGACGTGATCGTGGAGCCGAACGTGGTGTTCGGCCCCGGCGTCACAGTGGGCGACCATGTCACCATCAAGGGGTTCTCGCATCTTGAGGGCACGCAGGTGCGCGACGGTGCGGTGCTGGGCCCCTATGCACGGCTTCGTCCGGGTACGGAGATTGGCGTCAAGGCCAAGATCGGCAATTTCGTCGAGACCAAGAAAGCCAAGATCGAGGACGGCGCCAAGGTCAACCATCTCTCCTATATCGGCGACGCGCGGGTGGGGACGGGCGCCAATGTGGGCGCGGGCACCATCACCTGCAATTACGACGGCTATGACAAACACTTCACCGATATCGGCGCGGGAGCCTTCATCGGCTCCAACACGTCGCTGGTGGCCCCTGTGACCATCGGCGACGGCGGCTATACGGGCTCAGGCAGCGTGATCACCAAGGATGTGACGGGCGACGCGCTGGCGGTGGAGCGTTCCGTGCAGAAGGAGGTGCCCGGCTGGGCGGCCCGCTTCCGTGCGCGGAAGGAAGAAGCAAAGAAGAAAGGTGCCTGA
- the glmS gene encoding glutamine--fructose-6-phosphate transaminase (isomerizing) produces MCGIVGVIGKSDAAPVILESLRRLEYRGYDSAGIATLVDGTIDRRRATGKLQSLAGELDTAPLPGSLGIGHTRWATHGAATTDNAHPHATERVAVVHNGIIENFKVLREELEGKGTRFSSETDTEVIAHLITGYLDMGKSPKDAVAATLGRLEGAFALAIIFKGEDDLMIGAREGSPLAVGYGDGEMYLGSDAFALAPMTNRVAYLDDGDWVVISRTSVQIFDAKGTPVERTVQVVPVSAALVDKGNHRHFMAKEIHEQPEVVGHVLGHYVDPAKQLLKLPEMPFDLAAIPRITIVACGTAYYAGVVAKYWFEQVARVPVDVDVASEFRYRECAMTPGGLALFISQSGETADTLAALRYCRSQDQHIASIVNVTESTIARESDHIFPTLAGPEIGVASTKAFVCQLMVLAVLAIATARARGAIDADEEQRLAAELTAMPRHLSDALHLGPLIEKLAQDELTDATDVLYLGRGASFPLALEGALKLKEISYIHAEGYPAGELKHGPIALIDDTLPVIVIAPWDRLFEKTVSNMQEVMARGGRIILLSDRKGISIAGDEATAVVELPDVDPFTAPILYAVPLQLVAYFTAVHKGTDVDQPRNLAKSVTVE; encoded by the coding sequence ATGTGCGGCATTGTCGGTGTAATCGGTAAGAGTGACGCAGCGCCGGTGATCCTCGAGTCGCTGCGGCGGCTTGAATATCGCGGCTATGACAGCGCGGGCATCGCAACGCTGGTGGACGGCACCATCGACCGGCGGCGGGCCACCGGCAAGCTGCAGTCGCTGGCCGGCGAGCTGGACACGGCGCCGCTGCCGGGCTCGCTCGGCATCGGTCACACCCGCTGGGCGACCCATGGGGCCGCGACCACGGACAATGCGCATCCGCACGCCACCGAGCGGGTGGCGGTGGTTCACAACGGCATCATCGAAAACTTCAAGGTGCTGCGCGAGGAGCTTGAAGGGAAGGGCACGCGCTTTTCCTCCGAGACCGACACCGAAGTGATCGCCCATCTGATCACCGGCTATCTCGACATGGGCAAGAGCCCGAAGGACGCGGTGGCGGCGACGCTGGGGCGGCTTGAGGGTGCGTTTGCGCTGGCGATCATCTTCAAGGGTGAAGACGACCTGATGATCGGCGCGCGCGAAGGCAGCCCGCTGGCGGTCGGCTATGGCGACGGGGAAATGTATCTGGGGTCCGACGCTTTCGCGCTGGCCCCGATGACCAACCGGGTGGCCTATCTGGATGACGGCGACTGGGTGGTGATCAGCCGCACCAGCGTGCAGATCTTCGATGCCAAGGGCACGCCGGTGGAACGGACGGTGCAGGTGGTGCCGGTATCCGCCGCCCTGGTGGACAAGGGCAATCACCGTCACTTCATGGCGAAGGAAATCCATGAGCAGCCGGAAGTGGTCGGCCATGTGCTGGGCCATTACGTGGACCCGGCAAAACAGCTGCTGAAGCTGCCGGAAATGCCGTTCGACCTGGCGGCCATTCCCCGCATAACCATCGTGGCTTGTGGCACCGCTTATTATGCCGGCGTTGTTGCCAAGTACTGGTTCGAGCAGGTGGCGCGGGTGCCGGTGGACGTGGATGTGGCCTCCGAATTCCGCTACCGCGAATGCGCGATGACGCCGGGCGGGCTGGCGCTGTTCATCAGCCAGTCGGGCGAGACGGCGGACACGCTGGCGGCGCTGCGCTATTGCCGCAGCCAGGACCAGCACATCGCCAGCATCGTCAATGTGACCGAGAGCACGATCGCGCGCGAGTCCGACCACATCTTCCCGACACTGGCCGGACCTGAAATCGGCGTTGCCTCAACCAAGGCCTTTGTCTGCCAGCTGATGGTTCTGGCCGTGCTGGCAATTGCGACGGCACGGGCGCGCGGGGCCATCGACGCGGATGAAGAGCAGCGGCTGGCCGCCGAGCTGACGGCGATGCCGCGCCATCTGTCCGACGCGCTGCATCTGGGCCCGCTGATCGAGAAGCTGGCGCAGGATGAACTGACCGATGCGACGGATGTGCTTTATCTGGGCCGCGGGGCCAGTTTCCCGCTGGCACTGGAGGGCGCGCTGAAGCTCAAGGAAATTTCCTATATCCACGCCGAAGGCTATCCGGCGGGCGAACTGAAGCACGGGCCGATCGCGCTGATTGACGACACGTTGCCGGTAATCGTCATCGCGCCGTGGGACAGGCTGTTCGAGAAGACCGTCTCCAACATGCAGGAAGTGATGGCGCGGGGAGGGCGGATCATCCTGCTGTCTGACCGCAAGGGCATCAGCATTGCAGGCGATGAAGCCACTGCGGTGGTGGAATTGCCGGATGTGGACCCGTTCACGGCGCCCATTCTCTATGCGGTGCCGCTTCAGCTGGTGGCTTACTTCACCGCCGTCCACAAGGGCACGGATGTGGATCAGCCGCGCAACCTGGCCAAATCAGTCACCGTAGAATAG
- a CDS encoding NADH:flavin oxidoreductase has product MTSVDTLFRPFKHGKLSLENRIVMAPMTRSHSPNQVPGQDVADYYRRRAEAEVGLIITEGTTVDHPVASFDTNVPAFHGEAALAGWANVVEEVHRVGGKIVPQLWHVGMARKPGSGPHPDLPSAGPSGLIKPGKQVAEPMSEQDVTDVIEAFAKGAAAAKSIGMDGIEIHGAHGYLVDQFFWGGTNERSDAWGGNQVQRARFAEEIVKACRAATDPDFPIILRFSQWKQQDYDARLAPTEAELEAFLAPLTDAGVDIFHCSTRRFWEPEFDGSTMNLAGWTKKMTGKPTISVGSVSLNQEFLATFAGQDASNDADHMEDLLERMEADEFDLIAVGRALISDHEWAKKIHEGRFNDLNEFSKEALATYY; this is encoded by the coding sequence ATGACCTCTGTAGACACACTCTTCCGGCCCTTCAAGCACGGCAAGCTGTCGCTTGAAAATCGTATCGTCATGGCTCCCATGACGCGCAGCCATTCCCCCAACCAGGTGCCCGGCCAGGACGTTGCCGACTATTACCGCCGCCGCGCGGAAGCCGAAGTCGGCCTCATCATCACCGAAGGCACCACGGTCGATCATCCGGTCGCCAGCTTCGACACCAATGTCCCGGCCTTCCATGGTGAAGCCGCGCTGGCCGGCTGGGCCAATGTGGTGGAGGAAGTGCACCGCGTCGGCGGCAAGATCGTACCGCAGCTGTGGCATGTGGGCATGGCCCGCAAGCCGGGCTCCGGCCCCCACCCGGACCTGCCCAGCGCCGGTCCCTCCGGCCTTATCAAGCCGGGCAAGCAGGTGGCCGAGCCCATGTCCGAGCAGGACGTGACCGACGTCATCGAGGCGTTCGCCAAGGGCGCCGCCGCGGCCAAGAGCATCGGCATGGATGGCATCGAAATCCACGGGGCGCACGGCTATCTGGTGGACCAGTTCTTCTGGGGCGGTACCAATGAGCGCAGCGATGCGTGGGGCGGCAACCAGGTGCAGCGCGCCCGCTTCGCCGAGGAAATCGTAAAGGCCTGCCGCGCCGCGACGGACCCGGATTTCCCCATCATCCTCCGCTTCTCCCAGTGGAAGCAGCAGGACTATGACGCCCGTCTTGCGCCCACCGAGGCCGAGCTCGAAGCCTTCCTCGCCCCGCTCACCGATGCAGGCGTGGATATCTTCCATTGCTCCACCCGCCGTTTCTGGGAGCCCGAATTCGACGGCTCGACCATGAACCTCGCAGGCTGGACCAAGAAGATGACCGGCAAGCCGACCATCTCCGTCGGCAGCGTCAGCCTGAACCAGGAATTCCTCGCCACCTTCGCCGGTCAGGACGCGTCGAACGATGCGGACCACATGGAAGACCTGCTGGAGCGCATGGAAGCCGATGAGTTCGATCTCATCGCCGTCGGCCGCGCCCTGATCAGTGATCACGAATGGGCCAAGAAAATCCATGAAGGCCGCTTCAACGACCTGAACGAGTTCAGCAAGGAAGCCCTGGCCACCTATTACTAG
- a CDS encoding SPOR domain-containing protein yields MTALALIAAGIVMAGAPGMALAQSQVQPGQAMTAQDAERQLLEKTNAATQALINNRLDEAMRLFDEIIATNARAPQLMAAAHYHRGIIYQKRGAFNEAASDYTTALWLDALPDNMRARTHYNRGTALDNLGQQDRAKADFDAAIALMPEMAPAYNNRANVLRRMGEYEAAIADYDTSIALGNPLPHLPHYGRAAAREALGDIEGARADLEQAVSLAPDYAPARTALADLPEAPSALTVAAAPQAVTAEPVASPPVASTPVASRAETAVTPVETAMLPAPVTPVQPLAAANDAPRGPAVPGQVPTSGQLATAPHMPFAQQPGMAATTAPESGQQRVTTASTAAAAAAAPVATPAAATPAQVSGRWTTTILPAGSNQAIRLDDAGPALALKANEETQLAAMATPVTAPAAAGMGLQPKKGLAFPGVPAEAYRSAAAEPARSAPVRQAPVRQAASAGAGSGYAVQLGSFRSETEAEAAWQAATRRLGPALQDRDHLVQRADIPGKGVYYRLRVGPMSARTAASALCSTLKSQGQDCYVSKL; encoded by the coding sequence ATGACGGCACTTGCCTTGATCGCCGCCGGCATCGTGATGGCCGGTGCGCCGGGCATGGCGCTCGCGCAGTCACAGGTTCAACCTGGCCAGGCCATGACGGCGCAGGACGCCGAGCGGCAGCTTCTCGAGAAGACGAACGCGGCCACGCAGGCGCTGATTAACAACCGGCTGGACGAGGCGATGCGCCTGTTCGACGAGATCATCGCCACCAATGCGCGGGCCCCGCAGCTGATGGCGGCGGCGCATTATCATCGCGGGATCATTTATCAGAAGCGCGGCGCCTTCAACGAGGCGGCGTCGGATTACACCACCGCGCTGTGGCTCGACGCGCTGCCTGACAACATGCGCGCGCGCACCCATTACAATCGCGGCACGGCGCTGGACAATCTTGGCCAGCAGGACCGCGCCAAGGCGGATTTCGACGCGGCGATCGCGCTGATGCCGGAGATGGCCCCGGCCTACAACAACCGCGCCAATGTGCTGCGCCGCATGGGCGAGTATGAGGCCGCCATCGCCGATTACGACACCTCGATCGCGCTCGGCAATCCGCTGCCGCATCTGCCGCATTACGGCCGCGCCGCGGCGCGCGAAGCACTGGGCGACATCGAAGGCGCGCGGGCCGATCTCGAACAGGCCGTGTCGCTGGCACCGGATTACGCCCCGGCCCGAACCGCGCTGGCAGATCTGCCGGAAGCGCCGTCCGCGCTGACAGTCGCCGCCGCGCCGCAAGCTGTGACGGCCGAGCCGGTGGCAAGCCCCCCGGTAGCCAGCACCCCGGTGGCAAGCAGGGCAGAGACAGCCGTGACACCGGTTGAGACCGCCATGCTTCCGGCACCGGTGACGCCGGTTCAGCCCCTGGCAGCAGCCAATGACGCGCCGCGCGGGCCGGCCGTTCCCGGCCAGGTTCCGACGTCCGGGCAGCTTGCCACAGCGCCGCACATGCCGTTCGCACAGCAACCCGGCATGGCCGCCACCACAGCGCCGGAGAGCGGCCAGCAGCGCGTGACGACGGCCAGCACGGCCGCCGCAGCAGCAGCCGCACCAGTGGCCACACCGGCAGCCGCAACGCCGGCACAGGTCAGCGGCCGCTGGACGACGACGATCCTGCCGGCAGGCAGCAACCAGGCCATCCGCCTGGATGATGCGGGCCCGGCGCTGGCGCTCAAAGCCAACGAGGAAACGCAGCTTGCCGCCATGGCAACGCCGGTCACGGCACCCGCCGCGGCGGGCATGGGGCTGCAGCCGAAAAAGGGCCTGGCATTCCCCGGCGTTCCGGCAGAGGCCTATCGCTCGGCGGCTGCCGAGCCGGCCCGGTCGGCTCCGGTGCGCCAGGCACCTGTGCGGCAGGCTGCCTCTGCGGGCGCAGGGTCAGGCTATGCGGTGCAGCTGGGCAGTTTCCGCTCGGAGACCGAGGCCGAAGCCGCCTGGCAGGCGGCGACGCGGCGGCTGGGTCCGGCGCTGCAGGACCGGGATCACCTGGTGCAGCGGGCCGACATTCCCGGCAAGGGCGTCTATTACCGGCTGCGCGTGGGCCCCATGAGCGCCAGGACGGCCGCCAGCGCCCTGTGCAGCACGCTGAAGTCGCAGGGGCAGGATTGCTACGTCAGCAAGCTCTGA